A single Defluviitalea saccharophila DNA region contains:
- a CDS encoding DUF1858 domain-containing protein gives MTITKDMLISEILRINPNAARILMGSGMGCLGCPSSQAESLEQAAAVHGINVDELLEKLNQ, from the coding sequence ATGACAATTACAAAGGATATGCTAATTTCAGAAATTTTAAGAATTAACCCCAATGCGGCCAGAATTTTAATGGGCAGCGGAATGGGATGCCTCGGATGTCCTTCATCTCAAGCTGAATCCTTAGAACAGGCAGCTGCCGTTCATGGCATTAATGTGGATGAACTGCTAG